One Fibrobacter sp. UWR2 DNA segment encodes these proteins:
- the secA gene encoding preprotein translocase subunit SecA, translating to MSIVDTVLHKVFGTPHERKVKQLRPVIEKIHAARMALEALDDAALAAKSAEFREKLNNGGTLEDIKVDAFAVCQEACDRRLGIFNIFKPEFGFDFSRLGPELQDAVNDAKAELASGKNEWEVYLPAALYAKVRELYPESVKPFRMMPFDVQMIGGLVLHEGAIAEMATGEGKTLAAALPVYLNGLSGHGVHVVTVNDYLAGRDAKQMGLVYKFLGLTVGLIVNGLDSEQRRTSYNSDVTYGTNNEFGFDYLRDNMAVDPSQLVQRELNFCIVDEVDSILIDEARTPLIISGPAEDATDKYSKANEIAQKLVKNRDFGVDEKDKYIMLTEKGVNHVESLLQITNLYGEHADWVHYIDQALRAWHLYEKDVDYIVRDGEIVIVDENTGRLMEGRRYSNGMHQAIEAKEKVQIRRENQTLATITFQNYFRMYKKLSGMTGTAETEATEFIKIYNMNTWVIPTNKPCIRQDLQDMVYKSEDAKWRAIVAEIKERHGKGQPLLVGTASIEKSEHLHGLLEKEGIPHEVLNAKNHGREAEIIQYAGYKDKVTIATNMAGRGTDIALGPGVTDLGGLHVLGTERHESRRIDNQLRGRSGRQGDPGSSQYFLSLDDNLMRIFGGDSVKNLMNRFGVGEDEVITHPIVSRSIRGAQRRVEGQSFDIRKHLLDYDNVMNEQRKVIYGLRRRILNGEDISQEIMDRIEDACDIKVSNYIVAKSYPEDWNLEGLHTDLQRTLGMEYNLTLEEAMKKTPEQVLDEIIGMCKARYDKLGKIIPEADFHNIERRFLLMTIDQVWKEHLYAMDQLKDAIRFHGYAQKDPLMVYKNEGFKLFEGCLEKIATLTMLRILNIRITLPNGMTVSPDQLQLKSQEQIDAEKKAAQEAGKDDSANSEQLSAEGAQAAGLAGTAAHSQSNAITEDQQAQQPMSQSALPGTRPTVRRTYTNPAILEAARRRAQAAGPKLGRNDPCWCGSGLKYKKCHGKDVE from the coding sequence ATGAGCATAGTCGATACTGTCCTCCACAAGGTCTTTGGCACACCCCACGAACGCAAGGTGAAGCAGCTTCGCCCGGTAATCGAGAAGATCCACGCTGCCCGCATGGCGCTTGAAGCCCTGGACGATGCGGCACTTGCCGCGAAGAGCGCGGAATTCCGCGAGAAGCTGAACAACGGCGGTACGCTCGAGGATATCAAGGTCGACGCCTTTGCCGTGTGCCAGGAAGCCTGTGACCGCCGTCTGGGTATCTTCAACATCTTCAAGCCGGAATTTGGCTTTGACTTTAGCCGCCTTGGCCCCGAACTGCAGGATGCGGTGAACGATGCGAAGGCGGAACTTGCCAGCGGGAAGAACGAATGGGAAGTCTACCTGCCCGCGGCTCTCTATGCTAAGGTGCGTGAACTCTACCCGGAATCGGTGAAGCCGTTCCGCATGATGCCCTTTGACGTGCAGATGATCGGCGGCCTCGTGCTCCACGAGGGCGCGATTGCCGAAATGGCGACTGGTGAAGGTAAGACGCTTGCGGCAGCCCTGCCGGTCTACCTGAACGGTCTTAGTGGCCACGGTGTGCACGTGGTGACGGTGAACGACTACCTCGCCGGCCGTGACGCGAAGCAGATGGGCCTCGTTTACAAGTTCCTCGGGCTCACGGTGGGCCTCATCGTGAACGGTCTTGATTCCGAACAGCGCCGCACGAGCTACAACAGCGACGTGACCTACGGTACCAACAACGAGTTCGGCTTCGACTACCTGCGCGACAACATGGCGGTCGACCCGTCCCAGTTGGTGCAGCGCGAGCTCAACTTCTGCATTGTGGACGAAGTGGACTCCATCCTTATCGACGAAGCCCGTACTCCGCTTATCATCAGCGGCCCTGCCGAAGACGCTACCGACAAGTACTCGAAGGCGAACGAGATTGCCCAGAAGCTCGTGAAGAACAGGGACTTCGGCGTGGACGAGAAGGACAAGTACATCATGCTCACCGAGAAGGGCGTGAACCATGTCGAGAGCCTCCTCCAGATTACGAACCTCTACGGCGAGCACGCCGACTGGGTGCACTACATTGACCAGGCCCTGCGCGCATGGCACCTCTACGAGAAGGACGTGGACTACATCGTGCGCGATGGCGAGATCGTGATTGTGGACGAGAACACGGGCCGCCTCATGGAAGGCCGCCGCTACTCTAACGGCATGCACCAGGCTATCGAGGCCAAGGAAAAGGTGCAGATCCGCCGCGAGAACCAGACGCTTGCGACCATCACGTTCCAGAACTACTTCCGCATGTACAAGAAGCTCAGCGGTATGACCGGTACGGCAGAAACGGAAGCGACGGAATTCATCAAGATTTACAACATGAACACCTGGGTCATCCCGACTAACAAGCCCTGCATCCGCCAGGATCTGCAGGACATGGTGTACAAGAGCGAAGACGCCAAGTGGCGCGCCATCGTGGCCGAGATCAAGGAACGCCACGGCAAGGGCCAGCCGCTCCTCGTGGGTACGGCATCTATCGAAAAGTCCGAACATCTGCACGGACTTTTGGAAAAGGAAGGCATTCCGCACGAAGTGTTGAACGCGAAGAACCACGGCCGCGAAGCCGAGATTATCCAGTACGCTGGCTACAAGGACAAGGTGACGATTGCTACCAACATGGCCGGTCGTGGTACCGACATTGCCCTTGGCCCCGGAGTCACGGACCTGGGAGGCCTGCACGTGCTCGGCACGGAACGCCATGAATCCCGCCGTATCGACAACCAGCTGCGCGGCCGTTCCGGCCGTCAGGGCGACCCGGGTTCCAGCCAGTACTTCCTCAGCCTCGACGATAACCTGATGCGTATCTTCGGTGGCGACAGCGTGAAGAACCTGATGAACCGCTTTGGCGTGGGCGAGGACGAGGTGATTACGCACCCGATCGTGAGCCGTTCTATCCGTGGTGCACAGCGCCGCGTGGAAGGCCAGAGCTTCGATATCCGTAAGCACTTGCTCGACTACGATAACGTGATGAACGAGCAGCGCAAGGTGATTTACGGGCTCCGCCGCCGCATCTTGAACGGTGAGGACATTAGCCAGGAAATCATGGACCGCATCGAAGACGCTTGCGATATCAAGGTTTCCAACTACATCGTGGCGAAGAGCTACCCCGAGGACTGGAACCTCGAAGGCCTGCATACCGACCTGCAGCGCACGCTCGGCATGGAGTACAACCTCACGCTCGAAGAGGCGATGAAGAAGACTCCGGAGCAGGTGCTCGACGAAATCATCGGCATGTGCAAGGCCCGCTACGACAAGCTCGGCAAGATTATCCCGGAAGCCGATTTCCACAACATCGAACGCCGCTTCTTGCTCATGACGATCGACCAGGTGTGGAAGGAACACCTCTACGCGATGGACCAGTTGAAGGACGCCATCCGCTTCCACGGCTACGCCCAGAAGGACCCGCTGATGGTCTACAAGAACGAGGGCTTCAAGCTGTTCGAGGGCTGCCTCGAGAAGATTGCGACGCTCACGATGCTCCGCATCTTGAACATCCGCATCACGCTCCCGAACGGCATGACCGTTTCGCCGGACCAGCTGCAGCTCAAGAGCCAGGAACAGATTGATGCCGAGAAGAAGGCTGCCCAGGAAGCGGGCAAGGATGACTCTGCGAATAGTGAACAGCTGAGTGCCGAGGGTGCACAGGCCGCAGGCCTTGCAGGAACTGCCGCGCATTCCCAGAGCAACGCCATCACGGAAGACCAGCAGGCACAGCAGCCGATGTCGCAGTCCGCTTTGCCGGGAACGCGCCCGACGGTGCGCCGTACCTACACGAATCCGGCTATCCTGGAAGCGGCACGCCGCCGTGCACAGGCTGCCGGCCCGAAGCTCGGTCGCAATGACCCGTGCTGGTGCGGTTCCGGACTCAAGTACAAGAAATGCCACGGCAAGGACGTTGAGTAA
- a CDS encoding metallophosphoesterase, giving the protein MIFIFILIFGVIFLFVNLRQVAPGNKGSILAGALVVLLPVCFIFRDMFWACVGQAFLSVWLCEALLLYICWWIFRLCRRVAVRRPMPKRITVIAARVLLAVSFAVTGVMCAVGYFHNEHYILRESTVELHVEGSHVPSPDSSVALDSAQVSRDSTAGVVRPDSFAAPRNFTALFFSDLHLDPLIRREKVERMLHEADSLKPDLILFGGDFADIHDSVLTNQGYDTLFAKFAAAAKVGAFAIGGNHEVYTEGAGADIAGFLRRGSWVYLEDSTVCTEVACITGRMDLQKERALDVERKPLALLEPGNKLPWLLMDHQPKGLSGPEDAGYSGRLPDIALSGHTHKGQFFPGTVIINWVWRLAYGFGMLDSVRWLVSSGVDSWGPPVRIGSDTEMWLLHFVLD; this is encoded by the coding sequence GTGATTTTCATTTTCATCCTTATTTTCGGAGTGATCTTCCTGTTCGTGAATTTGCGGCAGGTGGCCCCCGGAAACAAGGGAAGCATTTTGGCGGGTGCACTCGTAGTGCTCCTGCCTGTCTGCTTTATATTCCGCGACATGTTCTGGGCATGCGTCGGTCAGGCGTTCCTTTCGGTATGGCTGTGCGAGGCGCTGCTCCTGTATATTTGCTGGTGGATTTTCAGGCTGTGCCGCCGCGTTGCCGTGCGCAGGCCCATGCCAAAGCGCATAACGGTTATTGCCGCCCGCGTACTGCTTGCCGTATCGTTTGCGGTTACGGGCGTGATGTGTGCTGTGGGGTATTTCCACAACGAACATTACATCTTGCGTGAGTCGACTGTCGAACTGCACGTGGAAGGCTCGCACGTTCCCAGTCCCGATTCTTCTGTTGCACTTGATTCCGCGCAGGTCTCGCGCGATTCTACTGCGGGCGTTGTTCGTCCCGATTCCTTTGCTGCGCCCCGCAATTTTACGGCGCTCTTTTTCAGCGACTTGCATTTGGACCCGCTCATAAGGCGCGAGAAGGTGGAGCGCATGTTGCACGAGGCCGACAGCCTCAAGCCCGACTTGATACTTTTCGGCGGCGATTTTGCCGATATTCACGATTCCGTACTGACCAACCAGGGCTATGATACTTTGTTCGCAAAGTTCGCGGCCGCTGCCAAGGTAGGGGCTTTCGCTATCGGCGGCAATCACGAAGTCTATACGGAAGGTGCCGGTGCCGATATCGCGGGCTTTTTGCGCCGCGGTAGCTGGGTGTATTTGGAAGATTCAACCGTGTGTACGGAGGTCGCCTGCATTACCGGGCGCATGGACTTGCAGAAGGAGCGGGCCCTGGATGTAGAACGCAAGCCGCTTGCACTTCTTGAACCGGGCAATAAACTCCCCTGGCTGCTCATGGACCACCAGCCGAAGGGCCTTTCCGGTCCGGAGGATGCCGGCTATTCGGGCCGCCTGCCGGATATCGCGCTATCGGGCCATACGCACAAGGGCCAGTTCTTCCCGGGCACTGTCATCATTAATTGGGTATGGCGCCTTGCCTACGGGTTTGGCATGCTGGATTCTGTCCGGTGGCTTGTCAGCAGCGGGGTCGACAGCTGGGGCCCTCCGGTGCGCATCGGGAGCGATACCGAAATGTGGCTCCTGCATTTTGTACTTGATTAG
- a CDS encoding ribose-phosphate pyrophosphokinase: MSDRFIVTGNFTDDPFAIDMAQYIGLREDISDVVSLKTFANSEFCPRYMLDVDDMEHIGKRLEGKIVLICSVSNHERSRNDYAMRNCILARAAKDNGAEQVVLVEPDLFYSAQDRGPHRIGPLEKDRPDIDLKKFDGQAFTSLLYAELLKKSGVDAVVTVHNHSIKVQNLFNEIFEGHFHNLIPTDVYAHYIKSSNFVQTGKDGNNLVIVSPDKGARPFMNAVYDALQLPECKRVVMDKVRTGEREISMTFNPELSDISIEEIEGKDVIVFDDMVRTGTTIVQCCEHIKKGNPNRVCFGVTHFHTSAEAREKLNSHAIDEILTTSTLPDIMNRDCQGRLRKKLTVLKLGKWIARHVMQMYGMDDGRFEKDFYKIDMSSKNPRWPPVFF; the protein is encoded by the coding sequence ATGTCAGATCGTTTTATCGTGACCGGCAACTTCACCGATGACCCGTTCGCCATCGACATGGCCCAGTACATCGGCCTCCGTGAAGACATCTCCGACGTGGTCTCCCTGAAGACCTTCGCCAACTCCGAATTCTGCCCCCGCTACATGCTGGATGTGGACGACATGGAGCATATTGGCAAGCGTCTCGAAGGCAAGATTGTCTTGATTTGCTCGGTGTCGAACCATGAACGCAGCCGTAACGACTACGCCATGCGCAACTGCATTCTGGCCCGCGCCGCCAAGGACAACGGTGCAGAGCAGGTGGTGCTCGTTGAACCCGACCTGTTCTACAGCGCCCAGGACCGTGGCCCGCACCGCATTGGCCCTCTCGAGAAGGACCGCCCGGATATCGACTTGAAGAAGTTCGACGGCCAGGCCTTCACGAGCCTCCTTTACGCCGAACTCCTCAAGAAGTCCGGTGTCGACGCCGTGGTGACGGTGCACAACCACAGCATCAAGGTGCAGAACCTCTTCAACGAAATTTTCGAAGGTCACTTCCATAACCTCATCCCGACCGACGTCTACGCTCACTACATCAAGAGCAGCAACTTCGTGCAGACCGGCAAGGACGGCAACAACCTCGTGATTGTCTCCCCGGACAAGGGCGCCCGCCCGTTCATGAATGCCGTCTACGATGCCCTGCAGCTGCCCGAGTGCAAGCGCGTGGTGATGGACAAGGTCCGTACCGGCGAACGTGAAATCAGCATGACCTTCAATCCGGAACTTTCTGACATCAGCATCGAAGAAATCGAAGGCAAGGACGTGATCGTGTTCGACGACATGGTGCGCACGGGTACCACCATCGTGCAGTGCTGCGAACACATCAAGAAGGGCAACCCGAACCGCGTGTGCTTCGGCGTGACGCACTTCCATACCAGTGCCGAAGCTCGCGAAAAGCTGAACAGCCACGCCATCGACGAAATCCTCACGACCTCGACCCTCCCGGATATCATGAATCGTGACTGCCAGGGCCGCCTGCGCAAGAAGCTCACCGTGCTCAAGCTCGGCAAGTGGATTGCCCGCCACGTGATGCAGATGTACGGCATGGACGACGGCCGCTTCGAGAAGGACTTCTACAAGATCGATATGTCCTCGAAGAACCCGCGTTGGCCGCCTGTATTCTTCTAA
- a CDS encoding sulfite exporter TauE/SafE family protein, whose translation MINAPWWDYAQYPAFFVLGAIVSLINSIAGGGSTLSLPIMIFLGMPATVANGTNRIGLIIGNCSSAFNLMKHGYLNKKIFLQLLIPTIVGTGIGACFLVHIGDKMFQAILAVVICVVVVMSNLRKDILGKPPATPPEKLTWKGAIGFACISIYGCIVQVGVGFVQIFALTRYTGLDAIRVNALKNALTNVFLIVSTTALGIAGKIDWPIAIVMAAGAWLGGYCGSFLQRKKGNKFIQHFVSACSIAMAIYLIIDLIVG comes from the coding sequence ATGATAAACGCGCCCTGGTGGGACTACGCGCAGTATCCCGCATTTTTCGTACTTGGCGCCATCGTAAGCCTCATCAACAGCATCGCGGGCGGCGGCTCCACGCTTAGCCTGCCCATCATGATATTCCTCGGCATGCCCGCGACCGTCGCGAACGGCACCAACCGAATAGGCCTCATCATCGGGAACTGCAGCAGCGCCTTCAACCTGATGAAGCACGGCTACCTGAACAAGAAGATATTCCTGCAACTGCTCATCCCCACCATCGTGGGCACGGGAATCGGCGCCTGCTTCCTGGTGCATATCGGCGACAAGATGTTCCAGGCAATCCTCGCCGTCGTCATCTGCGTCGTCGTCGTGATGAGCAACCTGCGCAAGGACATCCTCGGCAAACCGCCCGCGACACCTCCCGAAAAACTCACCTGGAAAGGCGCCATCGGGTTCGCATGCATTTCCATATACGGCTGCATCGTGCAGGTGGGCGTCGGATTCGTACAGATTTTCGCCCTCACGCGATACACCGGGCTCGACGCCATCCGCGTGAACGCACTCAAGAACGCGCTCACCAACGTGTTCCTGATTGTCAGCACCACGGCGCTCGGCATCGCGGGCAAAATCGACTGGCCCATCGCCATCGTGATGGCCGCAGGCGCATGGCTCGGCGGCTACTGCGGGAGCTTTTTACAGCGCAAAAAAGGCAACAAGTTCATCCAGCATTTCGTGAGCGCATGTAGCATCGCGATGGCAATCTACCTGATTATCGACCTAATCGTCGGGTAG
- the tmk gene encoding dTMP kinase has product MQTAKRFFCLEGIDGSGKSTHIEKLATALEAEGYSVVKLREPGGAKVSERIREILLDPAFKGIMSDKAELLLYNAARAQVIHEIIQPALDAGKIVIADRFAWSTFAYQGYARGLGAGMVQQLTELTCGDCIPELTVVLDLTVERSRARTAKRGEAPDRLEQEKADFFERVRQGYLAAAREYPDCVAAVDADRPQEEVSADIYRLVKSRL; this is encoded by the coding sequence ATGCAGACGGCGAAAAGATTCTTTTGTCTTGAAGGTATCGATGGGTCGGGAAAGTCGACCCACATCGAGAAGCTGGCTACTGCCCTCGAGGCGGAAGGCTATTCCGTGGTGAAACTCCGCGAACCGGGTGGGGCGAAAGTTTCTGAACGCATCCGCGAGATTCTGTTGGACCCTGCGTTCAAGGGAATCATGAGCGACAAGGCGGAACTTTTGCTGTACAATGCCGCCCGCGCGCAGGTGATACACGAAATCATCCAGCCGGCGCTTGATGCAGGCAAGATTGTGATTGCCGACCGCTTTGCATGGAGCACGTTTGCCTACCAGGGATACGCCCGCGGGCTTGGCGCCGGCATGGTGCAGCAGCTTACGGAACTTACCTGTGGCGACTGCATTCCGGAACTCACCGTAGTGCTCGACCTGACAGTGGAACGGAGCCGCGCGCGCACCGCGAAGCGGGGCGAGGCACCCGATCGACTCGAGCAGGAGAAGGCCGACTTTTTCGAACGGGTGCGCCAGGGGTACCTGGCCGCGGCCCGTGAATACCCCGATTGCGTTGCGGCGGTAGATGCAGACCGGCCTCAAGAGGAAGTTTCTGCCGACATCTATAGGCTGGTGAAGTCGAGGCTTTAG